The following is a genomic window from Candidatus Obscuribacter sp..
CAGGTAGATTGTTACTTCCTGCCGTCTAAAATCGAGAGCAAATTCGCCGTTTTCTTTGTCTAGATAGAGATCTGCAAATGCATTGGCGAAACTAATTTGTAATGCGGAGCTAGTCTTCATTTTAATCCTAACTACTTAAGCCACTGAGCGACGTCTTTAGCGTGATAAGTGATAATCAAATCCGCTCCGGCTCTGACGATACCGGTCAAACACTCCAACACCACTCGCCTTTCGTCAATCCAACCGTTAGCGGCGGCGGCTTTGACCATAGAGTACTCCCCAGAAACATTATAGGCTGCAATCGGTAATTTGGTCATGTAGCGGGCTTCTGATATCAGGTCGAGGTAAGGTAGGGCGGGCTTGACCATGACCATATCAGCGCCTTCGGCGATGTCTTGCTCGATTTCGCGCATCGCTTCTCTAGCATTGGCTGAGTCCATCTGATAGCTAGTGCGGTCGCCAAACTGTGGGGCGGATTCGGCTGCTTCTCTAAAAGGACCATAAAGCGCTGAGGCAAACTTGGCGCTGTAAGCCATAATTGGGATGTTCTCGTAGCCGTTAGCATCAAGAGCGGCTCTAATAGCGGCGATACGACCATCCATCATGTCCGAAGGGGCGATGATATCGGCACCGGCTTCGGCTTGGGCCACAGCGGCACGAGCCAGGATTTCCAGGCTGGGATCGTTTAAGACCTGACCTTGATGCACAATACCGCAGTGTCCGTGGTCCATATATTCACAAAGACAGGTATCGGCGACAACTACTAGATCGGGGAAATTGCTTTTGAGGGCACGTATGGCTTGCTGCACAATGCCCTGAGAATGCCAGGCTTGTGTCGCTTGTGAGTCTTTTTGATTGGGAATACCAAAGAGCAAAACTGACTTAAGTCCCAGTGCTACAGCTTCCTGGGCTTCTTTGAGCATTTCATCTATGCTTTGTTGATAGATGCCAGGCATGGATGAGATCGGCTTGCGTATGCCCGAGCCCTCTACAATAAAAAATGGATAGATCAGCTGTTCGACTCTCAGATGGGTCTCTCTGACCATGGCACGCAGGGGAGCTGTTGCTCTCATCCGGCGCATGCGGAAGTCGGGAGTGACGCGGGGGATGACATATTGCATCGACTTGTCTTGTACCGCGGTCTGTCCGTCAGCTGAGGTCTCTTTCATGGGTGTTGCCTTACCTGAATTGAATGGCGTGAAATAGAACCCCAAAGTATAAACGATAAATATACTGTTTGCCTGTATTGTGCCGCTTCTTAAGCGTTCTCAAACAGCTTTCTTGGGGAATTTTAATACTGTCAGGATGGCTTGTAGCATGCCCTGAGTGCTGTGCTCGCTGGCTACAACGGCCTCGTGACCCAGCTCCACAAGGGCGGTTTGAGCAGTTACGGGTCCAATGGCAATCACTCTAGTCTTTGACATCAGCTCGACAAGCTCAGTCTCTGGGGCTTTTGCTCCTGCTTTTGATAAGTCATTTTTTAGCAGCATGGCCAAATTACGGACTGATTGGGAGCTTGCGACAGTGATGTAGTCTATGGCGCCTTGTTGCAACAGTGCCATGACTGTTTTGACCTGAGATAAGTGATCGCCATCGCCTCTGGGCAGGGTCGTTTTGTAGGCCACTACGCTATCTACCTGGGCGCCGGCGCTGGTCAGGGTACGGTCCAGGACATCTCTACCGATATCAGCGCGCGGCAGTAAGACGCGCTTGTCTGCCATGTTGTATTTGTCGATGAGCTCACTAGCGAGGGTTTGCGCGATAAAGCTAGTGGGCTCAAAATCTATCTTAATACCCAGGCTGGCAAGCAGTTTGGAGGTGGCTGCACCAATTGATGCCACTTTTGTATTGTCAAAAAATGTCTGGCAATTTAAGTGATGCAGTCTTTGCAGAGTCGCTGTGACAGCGTTTTGGCTGGCAAAGATAACCCAGTCATAGGGCTGGCCTGCTGACTTGCCGATACAGGCGTCAAAAGCGCTCCAGTCATCCGGCTCTGTTATTGCAATTACTGGTAACTCCACTACACTGGCGCCGGCATCAGTCAGGCTCAAACAAAACCCTCTGGCTTGCTCTTGTGCTCTTGTGACCAGCACAGTGACACCAGCAAGTGGCTTTGAGTCCTCGTCGGCATCAAAAGTGTTTATGGCGGTGATACCGTATTTGGTGTGGATTGTCTGAGGTCTTCCAGTATTTTCTCGGCGCCATCTTCCTGGAGTTGATTGGCGAGAGCTTTGCCCAGAGCGTGGGCATCGGACGCAGCACCCGAGACTGAGGCTCTAAAGACAGCACTGCCGTCCAGAGCCGCTACTGTGCCAGTGATTGTGATTTGATTGTCTTTGTAGATACAGAGTGCCCCGGCCGGTACTGAGCAACCGCCGCCCAGTTCATCCAAAAAAGCGCGCTCAGCTGTAATTTCAAAACGAGTGCCCGGGTTTTCGATGTTTTTGAGCATCTCGATTATGTCTTTGTCTTTGCTGCGGCATTCTACAGCGAGAGCACCCTGGCCAGCCGCTGGTGTCATCACATCCAGCTCAAAATATTGTTTGATATGTGCTTGTAGTCCCAGTCTATGCAATCCTGCCGCTGCCAGGATCATGGCGTCGCATTGACCCTCCTGGAGCTTGCGCACTCTAGTTGGGATATTGCCTCTCATATCGACAAAGCGCAAATCTTGACGCAGTGCCAGGAGCTGAGCGGCACGGCGGCGGCTACTTGTAGCTACTGTAGAGCCCGGCTTGAGGCTTGCAAAACTGTCTGCTTTGTCACTCAAAAAGACGTCGCGAGGATCGTCTCGGTTAAGCACACAAGCTAGAGTCAGTCCGCTAGGCATATCTGTGGGCAGATCTTTGAGGCTATGCACGACTAAATCTACAGTACCTTCAAAGAGGGCTTCTTCCAGCTCTTTGACAAAAACTCCGCGTCCGCCCAGTTGGGCAATTGGTCTGTCCAGTACTTTGTCACCGTGGGTGGTGACATGATGGATTTTTAGCTCCAGCTCTGGATAATGTTTTTTTAGTGCCTCAACAATTTGATCTGTCTGGAGGCAAGCCAGGCGGCTTTCTCTGGTACCTACAGTGAGGGTGCTTGGAGTCACTTCAATTTACCTGGGCTCTTGAGTCTCTAAAGCCAGTGTTTCCTGCCATGTGGTGACGCCTGTACTCTCTTGCACTAACGTACCGCTCAATATAGCGGCTTGACGCCGGGCTTGTTCTCTTGTTTCACGGTTGTTTCTCGATGAGCTGCCAAAGCTGGAGCTACCGTGAGACGAGCCGACCGCCAGTGGATCGAGGTGAAACAATGTATGCAATGCCTCAGCTTGCTGCTTGAGGATCTCATAGTCTTTAGTGGCTTTGAGCTGGACTGTGGGATGATGCAAAATTTGATTGACGATAGCGCGACTAATTGTCTCCAGCTCAAAGCGGCTGCTCTCTTGATTGGGGCAGCCAGAGCTTGTGGTTTTAGCCATCTGCTCCAGTCTTATCGCTTCGATTTTTTCTCTCAGTACAGCGATTGTGGGCACTACCAGCTGAGAGCGTTGCCAGTTGTGGTAACTCTCTAACTGATCAAAAACTATTTGTTCGGCTTCGCTAACAAGAGACTCACGCTCAGCCAAATTGCGACTGACTATCTCAGCGAGATCGTCTGCGGTAGCCAGGCTAACACCTGGCAGAGTGGCTACTTCGGTATCCACATTGCGTGGTACTGAGATGTCGACTATTAACTGTTCGGGTGATTTGTCGTGACGATGGCGCGCCAGAGCTGCTTTTGTCAGCACTGGTGAAGTGGCGCTTGTACTGACGATAATCAAATCAGATTGGGCGGCAATTGACGCACTTTCTTCAAAGGCAAAACCAGATTTGATTTTTTCTCTATTGTTGAGTTTGTTCTTGAGGAAGTTTTCGATGCGCTCGCTATTGCGATTGAGCAAAATGACCGAGCCATCACCGCCTTCGGCAAGTAATGTTTTGACGCAAATTTGACCCATTTTGCCCATACCAATAATTGATACGGCTTTGTCTTTGAGTGGACCAAGAGTTGTTCGGGCAAGCTCTATGGCAGCACTGCTAACCGAAACAGCTCTACGACCCATAGATGTCTCTGAGCGTACTTTTTTGCCGCAGCTCAGGGCTAGCTTAAAAATAAAGTCTAAAGTCAGGCCGGCGGTATGTCTTTCTACGGCGTTTTGATGAGCGGCTTTGACTTGGGACATAATCTGGCCTTCACCCAGGACCATGCTATCCAGACCGGAGGCGACGCGCAAAAGGTGTAAAACAACATCATCGCGCAGCAGTTTAAAGTTTGGTTTGAGAGCATCGTGGTCGCCTACTCTCTGTACCGAGGCAAAAAAGGATTCGATATCGCGCATACCCGCTTTGACGTCATCTACTACGGCGTAGACTTCTGTGCGGTTGCACGTTGACAAGATGACTGATTCTTTAATGTGCGGAAATCTCTTAAGCGCTTCCAGCGCATGTCCAATGCAAGAATCTGGAATACAGAATTGCTCTCTGATAGCCAGGGGTGCAAAGTGATAATTGATGCCGCAAACTACTAGATGGTTCATGATTCCTGCGCGTGGCGCCCTTTGGGACCAATTGTATGCCACTGGAGCATATCTCTGGATCCACCATTGTGATTATAGCCAGCGGGTCTATCGATCAGCCTGAAGGAGAAATTAGAGTAAATAAAAAGTATTATTGGATGTGTTTGTCCTAAATAAGGCAAAGCGGGCGTTTGGCTTATTTCAGTAACCCTATTTTGCGCCCATTTTTGGCGATAAATAAGTAATTGCTCAGGATAATTCCGTAATGTAAGTGGTCATTTTGGCAGCTCATTCCAAAGGATGATTTGTGCAGGCGTTGGGTCAGGGCATGGATGGAATCGTCCACTTTTGTTGCCAATCTTTTATCTGCTCTTTGAGCTCAGGATGGATTTTGCCTGTCAGCCAGGCCATGCCGGTTAAAAGCCGGAGAGTCGGCCGGGCCATCATGTCGTTTTTGGCTGAAGGCAAGTAAAAGACTCGGTTTTGTTTAACGGCTTTGAGACTTGTCCAGGGTGCTTTTTTGATAAAAGACTGATTTTTAGCTTCGTAAGGCATGATTATTAAGTCCGGATTGGTCAGTACAAGTTTTTCCAGGCTGTAAGTAGGGTAGGCCTGAGAGATATCTCCAGCGATATTGGTGCCACCGCATACGGTGATGACGTCGTTTAAAAAGCTGGCTTTGCCGGCAGTCATCAGGGGGCTTGGCCAGACACAGTAAAAAACGCGACATTTGGCATTGCTGGATTTGATAATGGTATCAAGAGCGGTGCAACTCTCTTGCATGCGTTGGCTCAGGATGGCGGCTTTTTGCTGCTTGCCTGTAATCTGTCCCAATTTTTTGAGATTTTTGGCTATATCGCTGATTTTGTTGTTGTTCAATACGATAGTGTCAAAATGGCTATGTGTGAGCTTGGCCGCTAGCTGCTCCTGGCCTGAGACGAGTAGCACATGATCTGGCTTTAGTCTGGTCAGGCGCTCCATATCGGCTGAGATAAAGCTGCCGGCCCGGGCAATTGTGCGTACTTTGTCGGGATAGTCGCAGTAAGTGGAGACACCGACAAGCTCATCAGTAGCGTCAAGTGCGGCCACTAGCTCTGTGTTGCTAGGTGCCAGTGAGACCAGTCTGGGCTTGGGCGCGCTCCCCAGTACCGCTGTAGAGGCGCTCAATAAGAGGGCTATGGAGATGCACAGTACGGTGTAAGAGCATGTAGAGTGGCTGATTTTGCCGACTAGCCAGCGGTTTTTGTCTTTATCCAAACTAGGGCTTCCTTTACTCGCTCATCATGTGCGACGCTTTTTATGGTTAGAGTGGAAGACAACAAGTCCCACTCAAAAAGAGTCATTCTGGTAAGTCTATCAATTTGCTTTTGATAGTCTAAATCAGTCCATCTAAAACCGTCCTCTTGAGGAGCAAAAGATGGTGGCAAATAAAGTATATGAGTATATTTTTCAGCTTGACTGCGTGCGCTCTCGTAAAGCCTTTCGCTGTCATAAGTCATGGCCTGACAAATATTCCAGCGCTGCCATAATACCCAGGCATCCAGTGTGGAGCGGTCTGAGATAAAGCTTGTGAGCTTTTCTTCTTCACTTATTTGTCTTTCTAATACAGCAAATTTAAATTCTTCCTGCCGCTCTTGTGGGATGTCGCCGATGCGCTCAAAGCCCCATTCGCTGCAAACAACACGGGCGAGCTCGGGAAT
Proteins encoded in this region:
- the hemB gene encoding porphobilinogen synthase; this encodes MQYVIPRVTPDFRMRRMRATAPLRAMVRETHLRVEQLIYPFFIVEGSGIRKPISSMPGIYQQSIDEMLKEAQEAVALGLKSVLLFGIPNQKDSQATQAWHSQGIVQQAIRALKSNFPDLVVVADTCLCEYMDHGHCGIVHQGQVLNDPSLEILARAAVAQAEAGADIIAPSDMMDGRIAAIRAALDANGYENIPIMAYSAKFASALYGPFREAAESAPQFGDRTSYQMDSANAREAMREIEQDIAEGADMVMVKPALPYLDLISEARYMTKLPIAAYNVSGEYSMVKAAAANGWIDERRVVLECLTGIVRAGADLIITYHAKDVAQWLK
- a CDS encoding uroporphyrinogen-III synthase; protein product: MLVTRAQEQARGFCLSLTDAGASVVELPVIAITEPDDWSAFDACIGKSAGQPYDWVIFASQNAVTATLQRLHHLNCQTFFDNTKVASIGAATSKLLASLGIKIDFEPTSFIAQTLASELIDKYNMADKRVLLPRADIGRDVLDRTLTSAGAQVDSVVAYKTTLPRGDGDHLSQVKTVMALLQQGAIDYITVASSQSVRNLAMLLKNDLSKAGAKAPETELVELMSKTRVIAIGPVTAQTALVELGHEAVVASEHSTQGMLQAILTVLKFPKKAV
- the hemC gene encoding hydroxymethylbilane synthase, whose product is MTPSTLTVGTRESRLACLQTDQIVEALKKHYPELELKIHHVTTHGDKVLDRPIAQLGGRGVFVKELEEALFEGTVDLVVHSLKDLPTDMPSGLTLACVLNRDDPRDVFLSDKADSFASLKPGSTVATSSRRRAAQLLALRQDLRFVDMRGNIPTRVRKLQEGQCDAMILAAAGLHRLGLQAHIKQYFELDVMTPAAGQGALAVECRSKDKDIIEMLKNIENPGTRFEITAERAFLDELGGGCSVPAGALCIYKDNQITITGTVAALDGSAVFRASVSGAASDAHALGKALANQLQEDGAEKILEDLRQSTPNTVSPP
- the hemA gene encoding glutamyl-tRNA reductase — its product is MNHLVVCGINYHFAPLAIREQFCIPDSCIGHALEALKRFPHIKESVILSTCNRTEVYAVVDDVKAGMRDIESFFASVQRVGDHDALKPNFKLLRDDVVLHLLRVASGLDSMVLGEGQIMSQVKAAHQNAVERHTAGLTLDFIFKLALSCGKKVRSETSMGRRAVSVSSAAIELARTTLGPLKDKAVSIIGMGKMGQICVKTLLAEGGDGSVILLNRNSERIENFLKNKLNNREKIKSGFAFEESASIAAQSDLIIVSTSATSPVLTKAALARHRHDKSPEQLIVDISVPRNVDTEVATLPGVSLATADDLAEIVSRNLAERESLVSEAEQIVFDQLESYHNWQRSQLVVPTIAVLREKIEAIRLEQMAKTTSSGCPNQESSRFELETISRAIVNQILHHPTVQLKATKDYEILKQQAEALHTLFHLDPLAVGSSHGSSSFGSSSRNNRETREQARRQAAILSGTLVQESTGVTTWQETLALETQEPR
- a CDS encoding ABC transporter substrate-binding protein, with amino-acid sequence MDKDKNRWLVGKISHSTCSYTVLCISIALLLSASTAVLGSAPKPRLVSLAPSNTELVAALDATDELVGVSTYCDYPDKVRTIARAGSFISADMERLTRLKPDHVLLVSGQEQLAAKLTHSHFDTIVLNNNKISDIAKNLKKLGQITGKQQKAAILSQRMQESCTALDTIIKSSNAKCRVFYCVWPSPLMTAGKASFLNDVITVCGGTNIAGDISQAYPTYSLEKLVLTNPDLIIMPYEAKNQSFIKKAPWTSLKAVKQNRVFYLPSAKNDMMARPTLRLLTGMAWLTGKIHPELKEQIKDWQQKWTIPSMP
- a CDS encoding ATP-binding protein encodes the protein MQDQQRIIVVGASGVGKTTLVAALAPLLGLTVIPELARVVCSEWGFERIGDIPQERQEEFKFAVLERQISEEEKLTSFISDRSTLDAWVLWQRWNICQAMTYDSERLYESARSQAEKYTHILYLPPSFAPQEDGFRWTDLDYQKQIDRLTRMTLFEWDLLSSTLTIKSVAHDERVKEALVWIKTKTAG